From Curtobacterium sp. MCBA15_012:
GCCGGCCGGTTCGCCGCCGCGGGACTGACCCGCGTGGCCGACCTCGGCTGCGGGATCGGCGGCGACGCCATGGCGATGGCGGCGCTCGACCTCGACGTCACCGCGGTCGACCGCGACGAGGTCACCGCGGCCGTCGCGACGCACAACCTCGCGCCGTGGCCGAACGCCCGGGTCGAGCTCGGCGACGCCGCGGCGTTCGACACCGCGCGCGTCGACGGTGTCTGGATGGACCCCGCCCGGCGGACGGCCGGTCACGCGAACACGAAGCGCCTGGCCGACCCGGACGACTGGTCGCCCTCGCTCGACACCGTGTTCGCGACCGCGACGACCACCCCGACGGGCGTCAAGCTCGGACCGGGCATCGACCGCGACCTCGTGCCGGACACCGCCGAGGCGCAGTGGGTGTCGGTCGACCGCGAGGTCGTCGAGCTCGTCCTGTGGTTCGGCCCCCTCGCGCGCCCGGGCGTCCGCCGGGCCGCGACGGTCATCGGCGCGCACGGCGTCGCCGAGCTGACCGGGGCGGCGGACGCCGAGGACGAGCCCGTCGGGCCGATCGGCGACTACCTGTACGAGCCGGACGGCGCCGTCATCCGCGCACGGCTCATCGGGGACCTGGCGCGCTCGATCGACGGCCGGATGCTGTCCGACGGCATCGCGTACGTCACGTCCGACCGGGCCGTGTCGACGCCCTTCGCGCAGGGGTTCCGGGTCCTCGACACGATGCCGCTCGACGTCAAGAAGCTGTCCGCGCGGCTCGCCGCCGACGACGTCGGCACGGTCGAGGTGAAGAAGCGCGGGGTCGACGTCGACCCGGCGCAGTTCCGGAAGCGGTTGCGGCTGCGCGGCCGGCGGTCGGTCACGCTCGTGCTCACCCGTCTGGAGGGACGGCACACCGCGGTCCTGTGCGAGCGCCTGGGCGACGTGGCGGCCTGAGCGCGGGGCGCCGTCGGCCCCCGGGGCGAGCCGGGCCGGACGGGTGCGTGGTCGCGCTGGGCTGCGCGCTGCGCGCCAGTGCCGTGCGCCGGGGGCCGTGCGCCAGCGCCGGGGGCCATTCGCCGTGCGCTGTGCGCCGTGCGCGGGCGGACGCGGCGCCCCCGACGACGAGAGCACCCCGCGGGTCCCGCGGTGTGCTCTCGTCGTGGCTGCTGTGGTCGGCTCAGCCGATGAAGGCGCCCGAGTCGTAGTCGTAGCCGTACGGGTCGGAGTTCCCCGCCGTGATCCCGACGATGATGACGATCCCCACGATGAGCACGTACAGGCCGGTGAGGACCCAGCCACCGATGATGCCGGCGAGCGCGAGCCCCCGGCCAGCCTCACCGGTCTGCTTGATCTTGCCGAGGGCGATGTGCCCCATGATCGCGCCGGCCGGGCTGGTCAGGATGACGAGCGGCCAGATGATGATGCCGGCGTAGGCGAACACGATCGACAGGATCGCGAGCGTGTTCGTCTTCGGACGCTGGGCGTACGGCTGGTAGCCCGTCGAGGCGTACGGCGCCGCGTACGGGTTCGCCGACTGCTGCGCGTACGGGTTCTGCCCGTACGCGTTCGACGGCTGCTGCCCGTACGGGTTCGACGGCTGCTGGCCGGAGAGGTTCTGGGACGCGTACGGGGACTGGCCCGCCGCGGGCGCCTGGCCCGGCTGCTGCGACGGCGCGGCGTAGGGGTTCTGCCCCTGCGGCGCGCCGTACGGGTTCTGCTGCTGGCCGGGCGCCTGGTGCCCTGCCCCCGGGTACTGCTGCTGCGAGGGCGCGGCGTACGGGTTCTGCTGCTGGCCGGGCTGGCCCTGGTGCTGGCCGGCGGCCTGCTGACCGGTGCCCGGGTACTGCTGCTGCTGCTGCTGCTGCTGCTGCTGCTGCTGCTGGGCACCGTACGGCTCGTGCGACGACTGCTGCCCCCCGGCACCCTGTGCCGACGATCCCTGGCCGGACTCCGCCCACGGGTCCGCGCTGCCGGGCGTCGTCGCACCGTGTGACTGCGCGCCCTGCTGTGCGTCGTCGGAGCCCCGCTGCTCGCCCGGCTTCGGCCACTGGTTCTGATCGGACACCGTTCCACCCCTCTCGACGCCCCGGTCGGTCGGCGCCTCACTGGATCCTCCCACAGACGGCCCCGCCCGGTGCTGGAGGGGCGGCCCGGTCAGACCTGGACGGTCGTCACCGGCAGGGTCGAGTCGGCCGCGAGCCCGAGGTCGCTCGGCGCGTGCCCCTCGGCGACCAGGCGTGCGCCCACCGCGGCGATCATCGCGCCGTTGTCGGTGCACAGGTCGAACGGCGGGATCCGCAGCGCGACCCCGGCGGCGGCGCAGCGTTCCTCGGCCACGGCCCGGAGCCGCGCGTTCGCGACCACGCCGCCGCCGAGCAGCAGCCGGTCCACGCCGGTGTCCCGGCACGCGGCGAGCGCCTTCGTCAGGAGCACGTCGACCACGGCCTCGCGGAAGCTCGCGGCGACGTCGGCGACCGGGACCTCGCGGCCCTCGTCGCGGCACTTCTCCACCCAGCGCGCCACGGCCGTCTTGAGCCCCGAGAACGAGAAGTCGTAGCGGTGCGCGGCCATGTCCTTCGGCAGGGTCAGCCCGCGGGGGAACCGGATCGCCGTCGGGTCGCCCTCGGCCGCCGCACGGTCGATCTGCGGGCCGCCGGGGTACGGCAGGCCGAGGAGCCGCGCGACCTTGTCGAACGCCTCGCCCGCGGCGTCGTCGATCGTCTCGCCGAGGAGCTCGACGTCGCCGACCAGGTCGCGCACGAGCAGCAGCGAGGTGTGCCCGCCGGACACGAGGAGCGCCACCGTCGGCAGCTCGATCGCGGAACCGTCGGCGCGCAGGACGTCCGCACCCACGTGCCCGACGAGGTGGTTCACGCCGTACAGCGGCTTCCCCGTCGCGACCGCGAGGGCCTTCGCCGCTCCGACGCCGACCATGAGGGCGCCCGCGAGGCCCGGGCCCGCGGTGACCGCGACCGCGTCGAGTTCGTCGAGCGTCACGCCCGCGCGGTCGAGCGCCTCGTGCAGGGTGGGCGTCATCGCCTCGAGGTGCGCCCTGGCGGCGACCTCGGGCACGACACCGCCGTACCGGGCGTGCTCGTCCATGCTCGACGCGATGACGTTGGCGAGCAGCGTGGTCCCGCGGACGATCCCCACGCCGGTCTCGTCACAGCTCGTCTCGATGCCCAGCACCAGGGGTTCAGCCGCGCTCATCGAGGGTCTCCTGTCCGACGGGTCCGACGGTCGACGTGGTGGGAGCGGCGGCGGGCAGTTCCGCGCGCATCACCCAGGCGTCGACGCCGTCGGGTTGGTAGTAGCGGGGGCGCACGGCGATCCGTTCGAAGCCGGCCGCCGTGTACATGGCCTGGGCCACGGGGTTGTCGGCGCGGACCTCGAGGAACACCTCGTGCACGCCGCGACGCCGTGCCTCGTCGAGCATCTCCGTGAAGAGCGCCTTCCCGACGCCCCTCCCCCGCTGCTCGGCCGCGACGGCGATGGTCTGCACGTCGGCGACGGGGTTCCCCGCGAGCGAGGACAGGCCGCCGTACCCGACGATCGACGGAGCCCCGTCGTCGGTGGTCTCCACCACGACGTAGTACCCGTGCGGGGACCACAGCTCGCCGGACATCTGCGACGCCGACCACGCGTCCGTCGGGAACGAGACCCGCTCGAGCCACATCACGTCGTCGAGGTCCTGCGGCACCGCCCGGCGCATCCGCAGCCCGTCGGGCAGGGACGGTGCGCTCACCGGACCACCCGCTTCGGGGCCCCCGGCACCGTCACGTCGGGGTCGCGCAGGTACAGCGGGCTGTCGTCGGCGAAGGGCGCGCCGGAGGCGAGCCGGTCCGCGGCGAGCGCCCCGAGCCTCCAGGCCGGGATGGTCGCGACGGTCACGCGGTCCCAGCCCACCGCCTCCGGACGGGAGGCGCGGATCGCCTCGTCCAGGTCGGCGGGCCTGGCGAGTCCCGGCCCCGCGACGCGCGTGCCGGTGCGGTCGTAGGCGCTCCAGTAGACCTCGCGCCGGCGCGCGTCCGTCAGGACGACGAACGGCCCGTCCTGCTCCTGGTCGGCCGCGACCGCGTCGTGGCTGACGAGCGGGAGGACGGGGACGCCGCGTGCCGCGGCGAAGGTGCGCGCGGCGGCGATGCCGACGCGCAGGCCGGTGAAGGGCCCCGGCCCCATGCCGGCGACCACGCCGGTGACGTCGGCACCGGTGATGCCGGCCTCGGCGAGGACCTCGGCGAGGAACGGGCCGACGACCTCGGCGTGCCGGCGGGAGTCGTCGGTGCTGCGCTCGGCGACCGCGCGGCCGGAGGCGGGGTCGACGACGGCGACCGAGGTGCCGGCGGACGTGTCGATGGCGAGGAGCACGCGTCCATCGTAGGCGCGTCGGAACGCGCGGGATCTTTCCCCCTTGCCCCGTGAACTGATGTTCAGTACGTTGCACATCAGACACCTCGATGGAAGGAGACTCATGAAGAACGTGAAGCCTGCCACCGCAGCGACACTCACCGCGATCATCGCCGCGACGGTCCTCGTGCCGACAGCGGGTGCTTCCGCTCAGACCGGACCCTCGACTCCGGCGATGCAGCATGCCGCGACGAGCCCGACCCTGAACGGCACTGGCGAAGGACAGGATCCCCGTGGCGTCGGCGGAGTGGCGAAGGCCCTCTACGCGGGTTTCAAGGCGGCAACTTCCCCACGCGACGCGGCGAAGGTCCTCTCGTGGGCGAGCGTCGTGGGGAGGTCATCGTTGCCGAACGGCGAGACGGCCGACCTCGAAGCCGACTACTTCGACCGCTGACCCGGGGTGGCGCTCTGTGTGCGGAGCGCCACCCCCGCCGGAGGAATCATGAAGAGACGGATGCTCTGTGCAGCCTCTGCCGTGGTCGTCAGCAGCTACACGCTGCTCGCCCTCGTCCTCGCGGGCCCGGTCACTCCGATCAGTTTCGCGCTCGCGCCCATCGCACATCGCATCGAACCCTGGTTCTCGCAGAGCTGGCAGCTCTTCGCCCCCGATCCGATCAGCGAGGAGCGAGGAGTCCTCGCCCGGCTCGCCTGCCGACGC
This genomic window contains:
- a CDS encoding class I SAM-dependent methyltransferase, which codes for MDAAELAQLLTPAGMALLDRTPSVSDGGEIVRVVSRLRAEGHDPALVAGVLTQAKLRQKARGKFGDFAARMLFTEAGLEQATRLQVAAQHAGRFAAAGLTRVADLGCGIGGDAMAMAALDLDVTAVDRDEVTAAVATHNLAPWPNARVELGDAAAFDTARVDGVWMDPARRTAGHANTKRLADPDDWSPSLDTVFATATTTPTGVKLGPGIDRDLVPDTAEAQWVSVDREVVELVLWFGPLARPGVRRAATVIGAHGVAELTGAADAEDEPVGPIGDYLYEPDGAVIRARLIGDLARSIDGRMLSDGIAYVTSDRAVSTPFAQGFRVLDTMPLDVKKLSARLAADDVGTVEVKKRGVDVDPAQFRKRLRLRGRRSVTLVLTRLEGRHTAVLCERLGDVAA
- a CDS encoding DUF4190 domain-containing protein gives rise to the protein MSDQNQWPKPGEQRGSDDAQQGAQSHGATTPGSADPWAESGQGSSAQGAGGQQSSHEPYGAQQQQQQQQQQQQQYPGTGQQAAGQHQGQPGQQQNPYAAPSQQQYPGAGHQAPGQQQNPYGAPQGQNPYAAPSQQPGQAPAAGQSPYASQNLSGQQPSNPYGQQPSNAYGQNPYAQQSANPYAAPYASTGYQPYAQRPKTNTLAILSIVFAYAGIIIWPLVILTSPAGAIMGHIALGKIKQTGEAGRGLALAGIIGGWVLTGLYVLIVGIVIIVGITAGNSDPYGYDYDSGAFIG
- the tsaD gene encoding tRNA (adenosine(37)-N6)-threonylcarbamoyltransferase complex transferase subunit TsaD, with the translated sequence MSAAEPLVLGIETSCDETGVGIVRGTTLLANVIASSMDEHARYGGVVPEVAARAHLEAMTPTLHEALDRAGVTLDELDAVAVTAGPGLAGALMVGVGAAKALAVATGKPLYGVNHLVGHVGADVLRADGSAIELPTVALLVSGGHTSLLLVRDLVGDVELLGETIDDAAGEAFDKVARLLGLPYPGGPQIDRAAAEGDPTAIRFPRGLTLPKDMAAHRYDFSFSGLKTAVARWVEKCRDEGREVPVADVAASFREAVVDVLLTKALAACRDTGVDRLLLGGGVVANARLRAVAEERCAAAGVALRIPPFDLCTDNGAMIAAVGARLVAEGHAPSDLGLAADSTLPVTTVQV
- the rimI gene encoding ribosomal protein S18-alanine N-acetyltransferase, with translation MSAPSLPDGLRMRRAVPQDLDDVMWLERVSFPTDAWSASQMSGELWSPHGYYVVVETTDDGAPSIVGYGGLSSLAGNPVADVQTIAVAAEQRGRGVGKALFTEMLDEARRRGVHEVFLEVRADNPVAQAMYTAAGFERIAVRPRYYQPDGVDAWVMRAELPAAAPTTSTVGPVGQETLDERG
- the tsaB gene encoding tRNA (adenosine(37)-N6)-threonylcarbamoyltransferase complex dimerization subunit type 1 TsaB, giving the protein MLLAIDTSAGTSVAVVDPASGRAVAERSTDDSRRHAEVVGPFLAEVLAEAGITGADVTGVVAGMGPGPFTGLRVGIAAARTFAAARGVPVLPLVSHDAVAADQEQDGPFVVLTDARRREVYWSAYDRTGTRVAGPGLARPADLDEAIRASRPEAVGWDRVTVATIPAWRLGALAADRLASGAPFADDSPLYLRDPDVTVPGAPKRVVR